The following is a genomic window from Geobacillus subterraneus.
GGAAACACTCGGAAGAAATATTGGAGAGTGGCCGCTAGTCCCATCTTGCATAAAGCCCTTGGCAACTCCTATTGGGAGAGCCAAGGGCTGAAGAGTCTTTATCAACGATATGAATCTCTGCGTCAGACTTAATGGAACCGCCGTATACCGAACGGTACGTACGGTGGTGTGAGAGGACGAGGGTTAGTCACCCTCTCCTACTCGATTGGCAACCCCATGCCTGTGCCCAACGATGGCAGCTCCGCCTCGGTGAAGACCGCCGCGCCGCCCTTGGACGAAGCGGCGCTCTCCTGCCCGTTGGCCGCCGGAGAAAGCCGCTATGGCCCGGCGAAAATTGTCGGAATTGAATCCGCTTTCGCCTAACGGCATCGCTTGATTTCCCTTGTCCGTTCGGCTAAAGTGAAAGAAGGCAATGATTCTTGAAGGGGAGGCGGAATGGAATGACCCATATTCGTTTCGATTATTCCAAAGCGCTCGCCTTTTTTGGCGAACATGAGCTTACATACTTGCGCGATGCGGTGAAAGTCGCGCATCATTCGCTCCATGAAAAAACCGGCACCGGCAGCGACTTTTTAGGGTGGCTCGACTGGCCGGTCGACTATGACAAAGACGAATTCGCCCGCATCAAGCAGGCGGCGAAAACCATTCAATCCGACTCCGATGTCCTTCTTGTCATCGGCATCGGCGGTTCGTACCTCGGGGCGCGCGCGGCGATTGAGATGCTGCACCATTCGTTTTACAACGCTTTGCCGAAAGAGAAGCGGAACACGCCGCAAATCATTTTTGTCGGCAACAACATCAGCTCGACGTATATGAAAGATGTCATCGATTTTCTCGAAGGAAAAGATTTTTCGATCAACGTCATTTCCAAATCGGGGACGACGACTGAGCCGGCGATCGCCTTCCGTATTTTCCGCAAGCTGCTTGAGAACAAATACGGCAAAGCAGAAGCGCGCCGCCGCATTTACGCGACGACCGACAGCCAGCGCGGCGCCTTGCGGACGCTCGCTGAGGAGGAAGGGTACGAAACGTTCGTCATTCCGGACGACATCGGCGGCCGCTATTCGGTGCTGACAGCGGTCGGGCTGCTGCCGATTGCCGCCAGCGGCGCGGACATCGACGCGATGATGGAAGGGGCGGCCAAGGCGCGCGAAGACTTCAGCCGCTCGGAGCTTGACGAAAACGCCGCTTACCAATACGCGGCTATCCGCAACATTTTGTACAACAAAGGGAAAACGATCGAACTGCTCGTCAACTACGAACCGGCGTTGCACTATTTCGCCGAATGGTGGAAGCAGCTGTTCGGCGAAAGCGAAGGGAAAGACCAAAAAGGCATTTATCCGGCTTCCGCCGACTTCTCGACCGACTTGCATTCGCTCGGCCAATACATTCAAGAAGGGCGCCGCGACTTGTTTGAAACGGTGTTGAAACTTGAAGAGCCGCGCCATGAACTGGTCATCGAAGCAGAGGAAAACGACCTTGACGGCCTGAACTATTTAGCCGGCCAAACGGTCGACTTCGTCAACACGAAAGCGTTCGAAGGGACGCTTCTCGCCCATACGGACGGCGGCGTGCCGAATTTGGTCGTCACGTTGCCGAAGCTCGATGAATATACGTTCGGCTACCTCGTTTACTTCTTTGAAAAAGCGTGCGCCATGAGCGGCTATTTGCTCGGGGTCAACCCGTTTGACCAGCCGGGCGTGGAGGCGTACAAGAAAAACATGTTCGCCCTTTTAGGCAAACCGGGCTACGAAGCGCTGAAAGAGGAGCTAGAGAAACGGTTGAAATAACAAAAGGATGGTCAAGCGCTTTTTCACGACATGTCCGGCCGATGTTGGACGCATTTTCCAGAGTGAATCGAAAAACGTCTCTTCTCCCTTAGTCGGGGGAAGAGGCGTTTTTTTGTCTTTGTGCTCCGTTCGCTTGTTGTCCATGCCTCCGGCGTTCGGTTAAGGCGGATGATCGAAGCGGTGAAGGCTGCATTCCTTCTATGGCGCCAAGGATCGCCAAAGGGTTCTCCGTGACGTTGTGTTCCTTCTCGGCGGTTGGGCAAATAATTGCCGCCAAACGGGAAACGATAAAAGGGAAGGAGGGGTTGTGCATGATTGAAATTCCATCACGGTTGGAAGGAAAGCAGTTTTCGTTGCATCAGCTGGAGCAAACACTCAAGCCGCTCGGGTATGCGATCGGCGGCGGCTGGGATTATGATCACGGCTATTTTGACTATAAAATCGCGGATCATTTAGGCTACCAATTTTTGCGCGTGCCGTTTCAAGCGGTCGACGGGCAGCTCGATTCGCATGGCACAACGGTCGAGCTCGGGCGTCCGTTTTTGCTTGCACATAAATATCAGCGCGGCATTGATGATTTCGCCGATGTCGGCAATGCGGGAGCGGCGTTCAACCAGTTTGCCGAACCGCAAGACCCGGACGCGACCGTTCCAGAGCCATATATTTCCGTCGGCAAGGCGCTCGTTCAAGAGCTGGAGCGCCGCCTGCTCGATTAAGGAACAAACACGAACAGGCGATCGTTTTTTTCGATCGGGCGCTGCGGCAAAACGGCAAGGTTCCCATTATCTCCGCGGATGACGCCAAGTAGCGTGATATTTTGCTCGAGCAGCAGCAGCTGGACAGCGGCGAACGGCTGGCCGATTTGTCGTTCGTCCGGGGCGAGAAGGCGCAGCGTTTGTTCCCCAAACCGGCCGAGCATCCTCTCGATCGCGCCGGCGATTCCCGGCGAGCGAAGGCTGGCCGCCATCGCGGTGCCCGCCAATAAGTTCGTTTGGATCACCTCATCCGCCCCGGCGCGAAAGGCGTTTTGGACGTTGCGGCCGGTCAAAATTTCCACGATGGCGTACACCGACGGGTTAAGGCTTTTGGCAGCAAGCAGCGTGACAATCGTATCTTTATCGGCTTCCTCTTCCGCTTTATGCGGGTCGGCGGTAATGAGCACAAACCGGGCGTGGCCGATATTGGCCATCTCGAGCACTGCGTCATCGTGTGCCGCCCCTTTAATAAAATGAACCGGAACGTTCGGCAACGGGTGGGACGGCACGGTCGCATCAATGAGCACAAAGCGGAGCGACGGGTCGCGCTGCGCCAGGCGGAGCAACACCTCGCGCGCCCGCTCATTCCAGCCGACAATGATAGCGTGGCCTCGCTCTGCATACGGAAGCTGTCCGCTCGTGAGCGCCGTTTCCCGGGCAGCGGCTGCCGCCGATATCGAAGCGAAATAAGCAGTGATAATTCCGGTGCCAAGGGCAATGAGCACGATGGCGGCGAGCTTTCCCCCGACCGTTTTCGGAACGATATCGCCATAGCCGATCGTCGCCGCCGTGACAATCGCCCACCAAATGCCATCAAAGACCGTGCGGAACGTCTCTGGTTCAATCAGGCGCATGAGGGCGCCAAACAATACGATCATGGCGCTGGCCGCGGCAAACAAACGGAGAACGACCGGCATCCGCCAATAGGAGGCAAGCACATCTTTCGTTTTCATCCATCCATCCCTCTTTTCACTGATTCCCTCTTTAGTGTGGACGGTTTTTGCATAAACATTCCTGTTCCTTGCCATACTAGGAAACGGAACATCACGGAAAGGAGACAATGACTGATGGACATGAACCGTGTGAAACAAATCGTTTCATCCCCTGCAGATATCCCGGTGTATTACAACGGGGTATCGGTTTGGATTGACGGGTATGACGAAGAAAAACAAATGGCGACCGTCCATTTGCGCGACGGCCGGCTCAATGAGCGCCGGGACGTGCCGGTGGCGGAACTGGAGGAAAAGTGAAAGAGCGGCTCGACGGCGGAAGGCAACAGCGCCCCTCGGCCTTCGATGTTCTGAAAGTGTCCTGACTTGTAACAGGGCACTTTTTTATCATTTTCAATCGAGAAGC
Proteins encoded in this region:
- a CDS encoding glucose-6-phosphate isomerase; its protein translation is MTHIRFDYSKALAFFGEHELTYLRDAVKVAHHSLHEKTGTGSDFLGWLDWPVDYDKDEFARIKQAAKTIQSDSDVLLVIGIGGSYLGARAAIEMLHHSFYNALPKEKRNTPQIIFVGNNISSTYMKDVIDFLEGKDFSINVISKSGTTTEPAIAFRIFRKLLENKYGKAEARRRIYATTDSQRGALRTLAEEEGYETFVIPDDIGGRYSVLTAVGLLPIAASGADIDAMMEGAAKAREDFSRSELDENAAYQYAAIRNILYNKGKTIELLVNYEPALHYFAEWWKQLFGESEGKDQKGIYPASADFSTDLHSLGQYIQEGRRDLFETVLKLEEPRHELVIEAEENDLDGLNYLAGQTVDFVNTKAFEGTLLAHTDGGVPNLVVTLPKLDEYTFGYLVYFFEKACAMSGYLLGVNPFDQPGVEAYKKNMFALLGKPGYEALKEELEKRLK
- a CDS encoding YugN-like family protein → MIEIPSRLEGKQFSLHQLEQTLKPLGYAIGGGWDYDHGYFDYKIADHLGYQFLRVPFQAVDGQLDSHGTTVELGRPFLLAHKYQRGIDDFADVGNAGAAFNQFAEPQDPDATVPEPYISVGKALVQELERRLLD
- a CDS encoding potassium channel family protein translates to MKTKDVLASYWRMPVVLRLFAAASAMIVLFGALMRLIEPETFRTVFDGIWWAIVTAATIGYGDIVPKTVGGKLAAIVLIALGTGIITAYFASISAAAAARETALTSGQLPYAERGHAIIVGWNERAREVLLRLAQRDPSLRFVLIDATVPSHPLPNVPVHFIKGAAHDDAVLEMANIGHARFVLITADPHKAEEEADKDTIVTLLAAKSLNPSVYAIVEILTGRNVQNAFRAGADEVIQTNLLAGTAMAASLRSPGIAGAIERMLGRFGEQTLRLLAPDERQIGQPFAAVQLLLLEQNITLLGVIRGDNGNLAVLPQRPIEKNDRLFVFVP
- a CDS encoding H-type small acid-soluble spore protein produces the protein MDMNRVKQIVSSPADIPVYYNGVSVWIDGYDEEKQMATVHLRDGRLNERRDVPVAELEEK